The Hemitrygon akajei unplaced genomic scaffold, sHemAka1.3 Scf000038, whole genome shotgun sequence genomic sequence agccattaactctggggtttcagtggattcttccctccctgtctcggaATAATCCTCTGTATTCCCTTTCTGAATCTGAGGATATAGACAGCCTCCCCTTCCCCGCTGCCGCTGTTTTACCCGAGCGGCCACCGTATCTGAGtactgggaggattggggttcgggagcactgggtgcacTCGGCCCCTGGTAAGGTGCGGGGAGTACGGTGggtgcccactcctcatcacggtcacCATCCTCAAACAGGATCGGTATCCCAGACATGGGTTcgggatcccttgtttccctGTCAGTTCGAACTTTAGACTGacgttcctgcccttctctcctatctaggccggccttggtttgctgacgttgtttttcctgctctcgCTTTCGACGCCCATTCACCCATTCACACTCCGCCTTTAGCGTCTCTCAACCTTCTGCAGTACGTACCTCTCTCCCTTTGTCACACGCATCACCCCTCCAACTTGCTCATCATGTACTGTTCCACTTTGCATCTGCCTTATCCTTCCATtgccttttcaacaatttccacttcttcttcgatatcaaatttactgcttgttctcaagAGGTGATATCGCAGGCTCCCGCTCAGTGGCCACATTTTTCCCCCAATCTTTTTATTCAGCGCTGCGGTCAACATTCACAAATCgttttccttgtctggaaaactctcacacGCTTTGTGTAGGGCTGCTCTCGGCTCACTCGTATCACTCGACTCCATGCCCTCTAAGTAATTTAACCggcacaaagcctcctgctcaattaacaatcagataaatTTACCCAACAGGCACCGCCTGCTGAATTGATAAATTTACCCAGCACGTCTGTCTCCTGCCCAGTTAGTGAAATTAACCCGGTACcgcctcctgctcaattaataAAATTTGCCTATTTTCTACAAGTCTTCCGACAGATACTTTCCCGATCCTGTCAAGGTATGCAAGCAGCCCTCGGCGAGGAACCGTGCCTCCAAAGGAACTGACGGAGAGCGACAAAATGTGAAATACCCGTTGGGCGCCCGGTCGGTCTCCGCAGTCCCCGGAGTGGTCCGGCCGCTTACTCAGTCTGTCTGCTTCGCACTCTCTGTATTGGCATCCTGTTCGTGACGCCCAATGTTAAAgtcgaatctgaataaaactcgggAGACCAGTTTCCTCTAGGCACCACAGTTTATTGGATTCTCTTGCaagagtttgagacccagttatCAAAGGGAAGGCATGTCAGTGCTGCCaaccatctgacaagtggactctctcagtcaggttacagcagtatatttatacatagtaagtCCCATACATCACTGTTGCAAGCTGCTATTAGAACCAAGTCTGTTAGTGCAAAACTTAAGGTCTTAGATAACAGAGTGCACTAACTCAAGGCTTGAATATAGATGGATATACAGTCCAGTCCTTATCAGCTATTCCCTTTGCAAGGTCCTGACTTCATTCCAGACAGATGGTCATTGCTGTCCTTATCGATGAGTGCTTACTCAAACACGGGTACAATATACATTATCAAATTCTCAATGTCCCTCTGACAATTAAATGGAAACCAGTATAAGCCGTTTACTTTCTTAACTgctgaagacagagtttacttttgttcaaaaattcctgttcagtcccaattattcttttagctaGAGGTTACTtgggttcaaaatgattttttataTATCCGCATTTCCTCAGAATgatttctccccagtgtgaacaagcTGATGTTCTTTCAGCTGAGctgaatcagtgaatcccttcccacattctgggcagatgaatggcttctccccagtgtgaattcgctggtgtctcaAGAGCTGAGAAGaatgactgaatcctttcccacattcagagcagatgaatggcctctccccagtgtggactcgctgatgtaacttcagttgagatgactgagcgaatcccttcccacattcagagcatgtgaatggtttcTCCTCACTGTGATCTAACTGGTGCGATAATAGACTAAAacgccgagtgaatcctttcccacagtctgagcaggtgaacggcctctccacagtgtgaacaaactgatgttctttcagatgaactgaatcagtgaatcccttcccacattctgagcagatgaatggtttctccccagtgtgaatttgctggtgtctcaagagttgagatgaacgaatgaatcctttcccacattctgagcaagtgaatggcttctccccggtgtggactctctgatgtaacttcagttgagctgactgagcaaatcccttcccacattcagagcatatgaacggcttctccccggtgtggactctctgatgtaacttcagttgagctgactgggtgaatcctttcccacattcagagcatgtgaacggcttctctccagtgtggattcgctgatgtaccttcagttgagctgactgggcgaatcgtttcccacattcagagcatgtgaacggcttctccccagtgtgaactcgctggtggctgtgtaggttggacgagtgagtgaatcccttcccacattctgagcagatgaatggtttctccccagtgtgaatttgctggtgtctcaggagttgagatgaacgaatgaatcctttcccacattctgagcaagtgaatggtttctccccagtgtgaatttgctggtgtctcaggagttgagatgaacgaatgaatcctttcccacattctgagcaagtgaacggcttctccccggtgtggactctctgatgtaacttcagttgagctgactgggtgaatcctttcccacattcagagcatgtgaacggcttctctccagtgtggattcgctgatgctccttcagttgagctgactgggcgaatcgtttcccacattcagagcatgtgaacggcttctccccagtgtgaattcgctggtggctgtgtaggttggacgagtgagtgaatcccttcccacagtcagagcaggtgaacggcctctccccagtgtgaactcgctgatgtaccttcagttcagatgaccgaacaaatcctttcccacattcagagcaggtgaacggcttctccccagtatgaactcgctgatgggacttcagttcagatgaccgaacaaatcccttcccacactcagagcaggtgaacggcctctccccagtgtgaactcgctgatgtaccttcagttcagatgaccgaacaaatcctttcccacattcagagcaggtgaatggcttctccccagtatgaactcgctgatgtgacttcaattgagatgaccgagcaaatcctttcccacattcagagcaagtgaacggcttctccccagtgtggactcgctggtgtctgtgtaggttggacaagtgagtgaatcccttcccacactcagagcaggTGCACGGCCTCTcactagtgtgaactcgctgatgtaacttcagttcaaatgaccgaacgaatcctttcccacattcagagcaggtgaacggcttctccccagtatgaactcgctgatgagacttcagttcagatgactgagcaaataccttcccacattcagagcaagtgaacggcttctccccagtgtgaattcgccgGTGTCTGTGCAGGTTGGACGAGtgagcaaatcccttcccacagtctgagcaggtgaacggcctccccccagtgtgaactcgctgatgtaccttcagtacagatgacCGAGCGAATCCTTTCACACATTCAGAGCAactgaacagcttctccccagtgtggactcgctgatgtgacttcagttgagatgactgggtgaatcccttctcacagtctgagcttgtgaatggcatctccctagtgtgaactaactgatgttGCAGCAGGTGATTTGActgagtgaatgccttcccacagtctgagcaggtgaatggcctctccccagtgtgaactcgctggtgtctatgtaggttggatgagtgagtgaatcccttcccacagtctgagcaggtgaatggcctctccccagtgtgaactcgctggtgtctatgtagattggacgagtgagtgaatctcttcccacagtctgagcaggtgaatggcctctccccagtgtgaactcgctggtgtctatgtagtgtggacgagtgagtgaatctcttcccacagtctgagcaggtgaacggcctcttctcagtgtgaactcgctgctgttcattcagttgagatgattgagtgaaccCGTTCCCCTAttcggagcaggtgaatggcttctccctggtgtgaactcatTGGTGTCACTGTGGTCTGTTTGAGcgtgtgaatgtcttcccaccatCCAAGCAGGTcaatgtcctctcactggtgaactTTAGGATATATCTTCAGCATCGACAATGGAACGAATTGCTTCCCACTTGCAGAATAGGTGGAGCATCTCActctggtgtgaacttgctgatgtatcttcaggctggatgactgagtagttcccctccctcacacagagcaggtgaatggcctctccccacggtgaactcactggtgtgtctgtgggtaggctgtgagtgaatcccttcccacactgagagaaggagaatgatatctccccacggtgaactcactggcgtgtTTGCGgggaggctgtgagtgaatcccttaccacactgagagaaggagaatgatacctGACTACGATCAATTCTCTggcaattcagaaagtcagaagtttTGAATCCCTTGTAGTTTTGAAGTTTtgaatgcagttgaagaactgatatccagtgaacaaatgctggtgtgttcacagcaccccggttccagtggatttcactgagttacaacagaaaacttgaTTTCAGAGACAAAACACATTACCAGATGGTATGAGATGGTACCAGATGGTATGAGATAATGCTTCATCTCCATGGATTGACAACAGATGTGTTGGTGatgcaaagaaaatatttggtcactccttaaatatccagagtcagcaaaactgatgtgttgttgtgtttgagattcccatGCACAAGTGTGCTGTCATTtcaaacctgtaaaaatatttgcaaaatacatcaatgggtgaaggacagtatttcaggagagattatagtctgtggtgagaacataagaacataagaaataggagcctgctctgccatttaatgagaacatggctgatctggcgatggacatctccacctacctgccttttccccataacccttaattcccctactatgccaaaatctatccaacctggtcttaaatatattcactgaggtagtctccactccttcattgagcagagaaatccacagattcaccaccctctgggaaaaacagttcctcctcatctccatcccaatttcgcccaaatcttgaggcgacatcctctagttctagcctcatccaccagtggaaacaactttcctacctctatcttatctattcctttcataattttacacgCTTCGATATGTTCTCCTTTGAATGAGAGCTCTGGCATCACAATTTTACCAATTTCAACTCAAGTTGGGGGTACTCAtcttgagatataccccaggctaccgtgggaagtgagggaggaaaatgctggacgtctggtgatgatctttgcaccatcagTAGGGAGGGGAAAGGTACCAGAGGATGAGGAGACAATGTTCCCTTTTCAGGTATGTcagataagccaggaaattacagaccagtggttCTTACTTCAGAGGAGGGCACGCTGTTGGAGAAGCTCCTGAGAGGCAGCAtttctgagcatttggagaagcataatctgatgtgggatagtcagcgtggctctgtctagggcagatcgtgccatatgaacctgattgatttctttgaggatgtaacaaaacacaccgatgaaggtagagcattggatGTAGTATGCATGGCTTTCAGTGAGACTTTTGATAAGATtcctcatgcaaggctcattcagaaagtaatgaggcaaggatccaagtacaccttgctttgtggatccagaattggcttgcccacagaagccaaaaggtggctgtagatggttcgtattctgcatggaggacggtgaccagtggtgttccacagggatgtgttctgagactccttctctttgtgatctttataaatgatcttgatgaggaagtagaagggtgagtcagtaagtttgctgatgacacaaaagctgaGGGTGTTGTGAGCAGTCTGGACAGTTctccagaggttacagcaggacatcgataggatgcagaactggcagatggagttcaacccagataagtgtgctgTGGTTTATTTCAGTACAtcagatttgaagacagaatgtaatattatgttaggactcttggcagtgtggaggatcagctagatcttggggtccatgtcaattTTACACTTAAAGCTGCAGCACTGATTGacattgttgttaagaaggccttcatcaaccatggaactgAGTCCAAGagtggtgaggtaatgttgcagctatataagacctgatTTATACCCCACTTAGAGCATTCTattacctcattacaggaaggatgtggatactatagaaagagtgcagaggagatttacaaggatgttgcatggattggagaacatgccttatgagaataggttgagtgaactttagagtgacggaggatgagaggtgacctgatagatgtgtataagatgatgagaggcattgatcgtgtggacagccagaggctttttcctggggctgaatTGGCAAACACaaggggcattgttttaaggtgcctggaagtagggtcgatggggatgtcagaggtaggtttctgaCACAGAGAGCAGCAGGTGTATGGAATACACAGCCAGCGATGACAGTACAGGCAGATACCATacagtcttttgagagactcaaataatttcatggagcttagaatacaCCGAGTGCAATGCAGTTGGGAAATacgaggcagtttctagaataggttacatggacgtcacaacactgtgggccgaagggcctgtactatattGTAGATTTCTATTTTTCCATATGCActcatcttctaacaaggcacgGATCAGACATTCTGACTGACCATCAAATTATCTGACTATATCCCTGTCTTTATGAGAATGGGCTGTTTCTGACTTCAATcaacctgtgacttggctcaatctgtctctgtcctttggtattatttcaagttctggtcatgttccacaATACTACAAAGATCACTTGTTACTGCATGTACGATCCTGGAGATTTACCAATTACTTGGATCGCCCCCCATCtgctgattgacagtgatgaacccatGGATGGCAAGGCCAATGGAGGGCAGtggttattctcattggagtgcgGCACCTTTTTGATGTGAAAGCCAGAAGTCACTTGTCATCGAGGCAAAGCTGTTTCATATCGTTATTAACCCGGAGAGAACTAAATCTGATGGAAGGTTTTATTTCCATACAGCACTAATTGACATTTTCACTGACTGGAGGGTAAACTCTTCAACCGAGCTTAACTGGGAATTATATTTTCATTCTGATTCATAATGCTCGGATTTACATAGTGGAGCTCGGCAATGTTTGGGAGATACATCCGCTCTCACTTCCTTCGACTGTACGGAACAACACCGGTACTACCACCCATGGCTGCCTCCTTACCCAGAAACCCTCACGAAGAGAAACCTCCCGGTATTGTTGGGCTGGTCGTGGGCTGGGCTGAGAGTTTGAAAGGTGGTGGTGCATGTGTGAatgtggtttggaacttgttgagggaaagagagtggggaaggagcaggaattgctgggagggggttgcctgggtctggtaatggcagacaaggtgagaggaggggctgagggaaagagtggagaaggagcgggacagggatttgggatcagaggtaggcagctggggagaaatggattattgtgaagggagaaataaagggaataaggagatagtgaggggatggatgaatgaaaaccgagacaaagggaataaaagaataagaaatgacagtggagagagttctgaaagtgaggaagatgaagaagttcagagaggaggtgttgtcataattaggtttaatgagaaggcgcaaggacacatgaagaaaattaacccgtttgtgctaacaacaactctggcaaataagataggggaaatagtatttgcaaaagttcttaatgatggcaatctattagtaagatgtgcgaatgaggaacaacttgagaaagcactcaagctaaaaagagataggaaaatgcaaggtggaatatacagggagggtgggagaaTGAAATGGCGGTTGTAAAAGAGTGATCACGGggtaccaatgagtataaacatggaggagttgaagaggaatatcaaaggggggaaagtaattaatgttctaagactgaaaacaacaaaggagggaatgagaaaggaaagtgaaacagtattgattgaatttgaagaagaaagagtgccaaggaaagttttcctgggtttcatgagttaccaAGTAAGGGtgtatgtgccaaagccattgaggtgctataattgtcaaaggtttggacacttagctaaaaactgtaaaaggcagaggagatgtgctagatgtggggatgatcatgaatatggaaagtgcggaacaagagtgcaaccaaaatgctgtaattgtggaggagctcataatgtggcgtatagtgggtgtgaggttatgagacgggagaataaaattcaagaaataagagtgaaaagaaagatccgttatgcagaagctgtaagaatgtcaagagaacagaaaAATGCTCCTAATGATCAGAGAGCAATTCGGATGCAAGAGATGCAGCgaagagtaaatgacaggatttatgtggaaaaaaaagctgtagtaacattcattgcaggagtcatTATTAGTACGGcaggtaaagtcaaaaagtgacaaaattcagctggtggtcaaagcagcagtaaaccatttagggttagcaggactgacatgggaagaagtgagggagaacctcactaatcagtcaagccaggaagtgtcataggtttgttagtactcattatggtgattcttttgcaatggaatgcaaggagtttactggccaatggccaggaattgaaggaatttattaaggaaatggttgtaaaaccggatgtagtgtgtattcaggaaacttgATTGAAACCAGTtttagactttgtggtacatgggtatacaatgataaggaaagatagaaatctagggggaggaggaggttgtgctatgttaatcaagcaaaGTACACCGTATAGAGTACTGGAAAAAGGAGTcgatcaggaatacatagtggtggaaatatgggagagagggaagggagtggttataattaactactacaatccatgtaaaaggttggatttggacagcctactaaggatacaaggacaaaatagaCACAAAGTAGTGTGGTGTTCAGATTTCAaagctcacagcacaatatgggggcatccgattacagattcaaatggaacggtaattgaagatttgatggaagaaagggatttggtatgtatgagtgatggtagaggaacaaggataaacataacaacaggaactgagtcggtattagatattacgttagtgtctaatgtcttggctggcatcagtaactggggagtttggactgcttcaacagtaggcagtgatcactacccagttttatgttcagtgggtgaaagagttgaaataagaccaggtgcgggagtcccaaagtgggtgtttggaaaagcagattggggtaagttccagaagttaagtgatgaagcattgacaaagattgacatttctgaAGATTcagatgaattaaacagtcaggtgacttcagcaattattatggcagcagaaggatctatacccaggagtaaaaataggatgaatagaaaaatagtgccatggtggtcagaggaatgttgtcaggctgtaaaaaCCAGAAATAGAGCAAtcaggctagttaaaagaacccataatatgcagcatttgattcaatatgagaaggcacaggcagtggtgagaagaactatacgtcaagctaaaagggcaagttggaggagtttttgcaacaaaataggaagaacaacgcctgtgggagaggtatggggaatgattaagaggatgcGGGGAGATAGAAAGGATTGGGAGTATCCAATAATGAtgtctgaggaggaaacagcagtttCCAGCAGGgaaaaggctgagatcatggccaagtcatttgtaaagatatatagttcagaaaatttgtctgaagaagggagaaggagaagggaaagaacaatgagtcaatacccaggtgtgttaaacaggagggaagaaacatatgatataattgatgatccatttactttggcagaaatggtgagagcaataaagagatcgagaccagggaaagatctaatatgctaCTTTATGCTAAAAAATCCAGgagaaggagcgctcttgaagttactgcatttttacaacagtgtgagaggagggaagattgccaagtgcatggaaagaagcagtagtaattccaataaggaaacctggaaaggatccgtcaaaacccactagctataggccaatagcactaacatcaaatatatgtaaggtaatggaaaggatgataactgaaaggttatcatatgatcttgagaagagaggaatgctggcaagttatcagagtggttttaggaagggaaggaattccatggactcagtgataaggttagagactgaaataagaaaggcccaggcaaatatAGAAGCAGTAGCCTATGAaaattgaaaaagcctatgatatgatgtggaaggaaggattattaattaaactgcacaagatgggggttggggggagagtttttaattggattaaagattttttgtttggtagacaaattcaagttcggattggatcagaattatcaaaacagtacatagtgggatatggcacacctcagggtagtgtgattagccccttacttttcatcattatgatcaatgatgtcttcataaaggtaccagtggatataggtaggtcactgtttgcggatgatggggccttgtggaaaagaggcaggaacacggagcatataatcaggaaactacaaggagcaattgatgaagtggtagagtggggttatgattggggatgtagattttcagtggaaaaaactcaaactgtattttccactaggaaaagaattgaagtagggaagaagttaaggatgtatgggattgatttagaaagggttggatcatttaaatttctgggagttatatttgattcacaattaacatgggcagaccatatcaggaaagttgaggagaaatgtaaaaaagtaataaacgtgatgagatATTTGACTGGTAGGTAatgggagcaagttgttcagcattaaagagaatgtatgtggctttagtaagatctgtgttggattatggaagtgtagcatatggatcagcagctaggtctcttataaggaaactggatgtgattcaggctcaggttttgagagtgtgcagtggggcttttaaaacatcaccagtatcagccctgcaggtagaaatgggtacaatgcctttggaattaagaaggatgcaattgatgacaaactactgggttaatttgcagggacacaatgattcccaccctgctaaaggagtgttgcaggagtcctgggaaaatgggaggtttcagagggaaaactttagtcgggtagggaatgatattgctagatcatgtggagtgtttgatctaaggataagtccttcagtagtttatctg encodes the following:
- the LOC140720215 gene encoding uncharacterized protein — encoded protein: MPFTCLVCGKGFTRSSTLQRHQRVHTGERPFTCSECGKGFTDSSKLVRHYRVHTGERPFTCSECGKGFARSSQLTEHRRVHTGEKPFSCFQCGKGFTQSSHLKVHQRIHTGEKPFSCSECGKGFADSYSLVKHSRIHTGEKPFTCCECGKGFTQSSHLNVHQLIHTGEKPFSCSECGKGFTDSYSLVKHSRIHTGEKPFTCSECSKVHQRVHTGRCQSPVLIGNGFTQSSQLNEQQRVHTEKRPFTCSDCGKRFTHSSTLHRHQRVHTGERPFTCSDCGKRFTHSSNLHRHQRVHTGERPFTCSDCGKGFTHSSNLHRHQRVHTGERPFTCSDCGKAFTQSNHLLQHQLVHTREMPFTSSDCEKGFTQSSQLKSHQRVHTGEKPFTCSDCGKGFAHSSNLHRHRRIHTGEKPFTCSECGKVFAQSSELKSHQRVHTGEKPFTCSECGKGFVRSFELKLHQRVHTSERPCTCSECGKGFTHLSNLHRHQRVHTGEKPFTCSECGKGFARSSQLKSHQRVHTGEKPFTCSECGKGFVRSSELKVHQRVHTGERPFTCSECGKGFVRSSELKSHQRVHTGEKPFTCSECGKGFVRSSELKVHQRVHTGERPFTCSDCGKGFTHSSNLHSHQRIHTGEKPFTCSECGKRFAQSAQLKEHQRIHTGEKPFTCSECGKGFTQSAQLKLHQRVHTGEKPFTCSECGKGFIRSSQLLRHQQIHTGEKPFTCSECGKGFIRSSQLLRHQQIHTGEKPFICSECGKGFTHSSNLHSHQRVHTGEKPFTCSECGKRFAQSAQLKVHQRIHTGEKPFTCSECGKGFTQSAQLKLHQRVHTGEKPFICSECGKGFAQSAQLKLHQRVHTGEKPFTCSECGKGFIRSSQLLRHQQIHTGEKPFICSECGKGFTDSVHLKEHQFVHTVERPFTCSDCGKGFTRRFSLLSHQLDHSEEKPFTCSECGKGFAQSSQLKLHQRVHTGERPFICSECGKGFSHSSQLLRHQRIHTGEKPFICPECGKGFTDSAQLKEHQLVHTGEKSF